GGTCGCAATCAGCCGGAGAATGTGCTGCAGGTCCCAGTCGTTTTCGATTAGCTCAACGGCCAACCAGTCCAGCAGTTTTGGATGTGTTGGCAGTTCGCCCTGTAACCCGAATTCGCCTGGCGTCCGCACCAATCCCTGCCCGAACATAAGCTGCCAGAGGTGATTAACGACAACACGAGCCGTCAACGGGTTGTCAGTATCGACAAGCCAGCGAGCCAGGTCCAGCCGCGTTTGCGTCCGATCTTTGGGCCACTTCAGGACACTCGTAATAACAGCTCGCTCGACAACATCCCCCTTCGCATCCCAGACACCGCGTAGCAACACGTGAGTTTCCCGACGTTCCTTACGTTCGGCCAGCACCATGACGTTTCGCGGACTCTGTTGCGACTTCAGTTCCGCAAGTTGTTTGTTGGCAGCTTGAAGACGCCGCGACGCCTGCTGATAGGCGTTGTCGTCGAGGAGAAACTGATCGAGTAGCCTCGCTCGTAATTCGTCGGGCAATTTTTTATCGAGCGGTGTACCTTCGTTAGGTGAGGCTGCGTCAGCCAGCGAAGAGCCTGCGATACTCGCCAGTTCTGCAATGGGTGAAACGCCATCGACTCGCCGGACAGCTTCGCCTCGTTCGGCGGCCAGTGAAATCCGAAAGCGTCCGATGTTGGCGTGGCCGTGTGTCGATCGATGCCGTAAGACAATCACCAGTCGGTCGCCCGGTTGAACGTGCCACGGTTCGGTCAATTCAAACACGCCCACATGCGGTTGAATGGCATCGACTCCAATCGTTGACCAACCGTCGCGAGCGTCATCATTCAGCGTGTCCTTGATGCGCCCGTAACGGGCATCCCACTCGCTTTTGTGTTTTGTGTCGCGTTCGATGTCTGCCGTTGCGCCCGATAATTCGAGTTGTGTTTCCGACGGACTACCTTCACGTCGCGCAAGAACTCGCACATTGGTTAGCGTGAATTCGCCGTTGCCATCACGAGTAAACCTGCCGCCCTCATGAGACTCGTGCGGGAACACTTCCAGCCGCCACCCGGTAACGCGTGGCATCTCATCCGGAACCTGCAGCACAACGCGATAATCATCCTGCGTTGGTGCCTTGCCGTGGGTCTGAACAATGTGGTCGGCATCGACGGAAAAGTCTGTGCCATCACTGCTGGAAACGCTCGGAGGCGGCGTCCGCCAGATGCGATAGTCTTTGGGCGGATCGGACAGAAAACTCGCCAACCAATTTTCAAAACGGTGCTCAGCAGCTTGACGCTCAGCGACTTCCTGAACTTTGCACTTATTGGCGAACGCCTGCATTTCCTGGACGCGTTCGTCGACAAGCGGAGATTGAAATTTCAAGTACGGCTTTGCTCGCATCCCGGCCTTGCCGTCTTCGTCGATACTGTTGAAGAAGGCGAACATCGAATAGTAATCGTGATGCGAAATCGGATCGAATTTGTGCGTGTGACATTGCGTGCATCCCAACGTCAGTCCCAGCCAAACCGTGCCCGTCGTGTTCACCCGGTCAATCACATAATCAATCCTAGATTCTTCCGGATCGCGACCGCCTTCGCCATTCGTCATGTGATTGCGATGAAAGCACGTCGCCAGTTTCTGCTCGTCCGTCGCGTTTGGAAGCAGGTCGCCAGCGAACTGTTCGATGGTGAATTCGTCGAATGGTTTGTTCACACGAAACTGTTCGATCACCCAATCACGCCATGGCCAGTTTTGCCTGGTTTGATCCTGCTGGAACCCATCAGAATCCGAATAGCGGGCCGCATCCAGCCACCACATTGCCAACCGTTCAGCGTAATCAGGCGACTCCAACAACCGATCGATCTCAGCCTGCCACGCGTCGTTCCCCGAGTTCTCTGAAGACCGCTGTAGCGTTTCCAAACTCGGCGCCATGCCGGTCAGATCGAAAGAAA
This DNA window, taken from Fuerstiella marisgermanici, encodes the following:
- a CDS encoding PSD1 and planctomycete cytochrome C domain-containing protein, whose amino-acid sequence is MQGKNPVHAMLGVFVWLAAASVTCGDEVSFSHDVLPVLSDRCFHCHGPDEENREADLRLDLESAAKADRDGIPAIVPGKPEDSELWRRITSDDEDQLMPPGDSHRKPLSAKEREAIRQWILRGAKWGKHWSFESLTRPDVPVGQANPIDAFVTDRLHAEGLTLSESARPETLLRRLSFDLTGMAPSLETLQRSSENSGNDAWQAEIDRLLESPDYAERLAMWWLDAARYSDSDGFQQDQTRQNWPWRDWVIEQFRVNKPFDEFTIEQFAGDLLPNATDEQKLATCFHRNHMTNGEGGRDPEESRIDYVIDRVNTTGTVWLGLTLGCTQCHTHKFDPISHHDYYSMFAFFNSIDEDGKAGMRAKPYLKFQSPLVDERVQEMQAFANKCKVQEVAERQAAEHRFENWLASFLSDPPKDYRIWRTPPPSVSSSDGTDFSVDADHIVQTHGKAPTQDDYRVVLQVPDEMPRVTGWRLEVFPHESHEGGRFTRDGNGEFTLTNVRVLARREGSPSETQLELSGATADIERDTKHKSEWDARYGRIKDTLNDDARDGWSTIGVDAIQPHVGVFELTEPWHVQPGDRLVIVLRHRSTHGHANIGRFRISLAAERGEAVRRVDGVSPIAELASIAGSSLADAASPNEGTPLDKKLPDELRARLLDQFLLDDNAYQQASRRLQAANKQLAELKSQQSPRNVMVLAERKERRETHVLLRGVWDAKGDVVERAVITSVLKWPKDRTQTRLDLARWLVDTDNPLTARVVVNHLWQLMFGQGLVRTPGEFGLQGELPTHPKLLDWLAVELIENDWDLQHILRLIATSRTYRQSSDATPELILRDPENRLLARAPRFRLPAWMIRDNALQVSGLLNSAIGGPPVRPYQPEGVWSEITMGRFDYQPSVGPAQYRRTVYGFWRRSVAPTFLFDSAQRRVCEVGVRRTNTPLHALTLMNDTTMLEASRALADLAVGDGGNATASLDSSDASAAETMQSLAVRVLSRRLNDSELERLHAVWSRARTYYEDNPAEAVHYTTIGQQSPPSREQAPNTAAWMAVSSLLLNLDEAITRE